The window CTTGCTGATCGTATCGGGCGAGAAGTAGTAGAGGTGCTCTTCGGGCTTGATCTGTAGTAAGCGGCCGGCCCAGCCTGCAATATCGGGCGTGGAGATTATCACCGCGCCACCGGGCTTGAGGATCGTATGCACCACGCGCATAAGCGCGAGCGGGTCACGCAGATGCTCGATCACATCGCCCATCAGCACGACATCAAAGCTATTCTCGGCGTAGGTGTGCGCATCGAGTGCAGCAGATACCACATTGAGGTTCCGCTGCTCGCGGCAATAGCGGGCCGCATCGGCATTAATCTCAACGCCATAGGTGTTCCAGCCGCGCGCGCGCGCGAGCGCCAGGCAAGTGCCGATATTAGGCCCAATATCGAGCAGGTCGCCGCGCTGCGGCACCAGGCGCTCGGCCAGGTCGAGGATATCGCCAAATGTGCGCCGATCGGCAACCTCAACATCGAGATAATACTGGATGCGCGATGACTGGCCGCTATTATAGTGCTGGTAGATACTCTCGGCATCGCGGCGCGGGTTCACGTATACAAGCCCGCAGCTGGCACACTGCACAACCTGCATGCCGCCGCGCTGTGCAAACGGCTGAGTAGCCTCACCCCCACACAGGTTGCACACTACGTACTCAAGCCCGGATCCGATAGCCTGTTCCACAGCAACTCCTCTCGCAACCATCAGGCCGAGGCCTCTTTCTCATGTGTCACCAGATCGGCTGGGGCAGGCGCCGGGCGCTGCGCATACCTGCCGAAGCGGATGCGCAGGAGATCCTGCATATTGCGCCAGTTGCCTGCTACCAGGTTCAGGCGGCTATCGCCGTCGTCTTGCCAGCGGACGCCAACCTCTTTGATCTGGTAGCCGCTCTGCTCAGCCAGGTGTAGCACCTCGACATCGAACATATAGCCGTCGATGCGCTGGCGCCCGAACAGATTGCGTGCGACATCGGCCCGGAAGAACTTGAAGCCGCACTGCGTGTCGTGCAGGCGCCACAGCCCGATCAGCAGATGCATGGCCACCGCAAACGCACGCGAGCCAAGCCGGCGGTACAGCGGCTGCGGCACGATGATCCGCGATTCGGCCATCCCGCGCGAGCCAATCACGATGTCGTAGCCGCGCTCGAGCCAGGGCATCAGCTTGGCCAGCTCTTCGATCGGCGTCTTATAATCGGCATCGACGAAGCCGATGAGCTGACCGCGCGCTAACGCGACACCCTGGCGAATACCGCGGCCCTTGCCGCCGCGCTCGGCGCTGCCGATCACACGCAAACGCGAGTCGGCAGCCGCCAGTGTGGCTACCAGCTCGCGGCTGCCGTCGTCGCCGTCAGCCACGACAATGATCTCGTAGGCGTAGGGCTGCACATTCATGTAGCCCTGGATGGCCGCAAGGGCACGCGGCAGGCTATCTACTTCGTTGTATGCGGGGATGATTAGGCTTAGGAAAGGCACAGCCGGCATCCTTCATACTCCTTTGCTGTTTGACATCACGATCGCCATCCTCATAATTGCAGCAGTGCTCAGCTCAGGCACAATCTGCGGCTGCGAGGCAAAACGCCAAGCCGGCACCGCGCACGATTCGCGTTATCCGGCAGCAGTAGCACGTCGCGCTGCTGCTTCTGTCCATAGGCAGAGCCAACATTGTACCATAACCTGGTCTACCACACGGCAACTGCACGATCGCTCATTCGATCCGATATAATACAGGCATTCTCTAAAATAGAAGATCTATGCCGCACCTAACTGCTCGCCGTAGCTAGGGGGCGGGCCGCTGCTCGATGCGCAGCTGCTGCACCCCAACCAGTAATGTTCGTGTATCACCATTCGGCTGCTGCAGCACGGTGGCCTGATCCAACCCCTGCAGCTCAACCCGCAGCACGCCTGGCTCAGCTGGCAGCCCAATCTGCTGCTCGCCGCCGGCAAGCGCAATCGTTTGCCGGTATCCCTGATCGGTAGTCACCAGTAGCCGGCGGGCGCTCGAACCCGGTAAGCTCGGCCCAGGCACGAACCTGGCAGTCAGCACCAGCTGGCCCGCCTGCCTCACGATCACCCGCAGCGATAAGGGTTTCGGGCCAATCCAATAGAATGGCTCCAGGCCGGCGTGTTCAAGGCCATTCGGGTTATCGATCGCCAGAGGGATGAGCCATGCCCGCGCATCGGGCTGCCAGAGCACATACGTATCGCTCGACCAGATCACCGAATGTTGGCTCGGCAACGGTACCTCGCTGCGCAAGCGATCGGTCAGTATCAGGATATCGGTGGGCAGCGCGTGTAGATCGAGCAGATCGCGGGCTTCTGGTATTGTCGCTACATCGGTACCGCTCAAGTGCGAGTTGCCCAGCCAGATCCGATTATGCCGTGTGAAATAGCTCAACCACGCGTTTACGAAACCAGTATCCCAGGTCTCGTCGGTCTGATCGAAGTAGATATTCCGATCGTGTAGCCCTTCGGCAAAATCCTGCAGCCTGCGCATATCGGCGTTGAGCAGATAGTAGGCGCTGTAGCGCTCTGAGTACTGATCGAGCCTCGTCGACGCAATCGCCATGTCGAGCGTTGCGGCGGCGCTGCTGACGCCAACCAGCGCAAGCACGAAGCCAACCGCCAGTGCCCACGCGCGTGCCGGCCGAGCCGGCAGTAGCTCCAATAGCGTGTACCCCAGGCCAATCACGAATAGCGGGCTAAACGACAGCAGCAGCTTATAGAACTGATATGGCCGATCGCTACCAGGGAGGATTACGAGCACTGGCAACAAAGCCAGCGCGAGCACGCTTACGGCAAATACTGGCGCGCGTGGCGGCGGGTCGGCCTCGGCCGCTGCACCCAGCTGGCTCGCAACGGCACGGGCCAGCCCATACATGCCCAGGCCAGTGACGGCCAATGTATATGCACGAATCGCAATCTGCCATACCAGCACCGGAGTAGACACTCGATCACCGAGCCATAGCCGGCTGAAGCCCTCGAGCGTGAATGCCCAGGGGTACAGCGCGGCGAGCGCGGGCAGCCCGATACGCAGCACGATCGCCATAATGCCTGGGATGAAGAACGGATTGAGCACAAACGGCGCCAGGCCGACGCCGATGGTCAGCATGGCTGTTTGCCGCCAGCGCCGTTGCCACAAGCCAGTGCCTACGAGTATGAGTATCACAAGCCCGCTCTGGATAGCCAGAAACTCAGTGTAGATGCTGGTCAGCGCCGCCGCAATTAGGCCGCACGCCAGGCCATAGCGCCAATTTGGTCGCTCGGCCAATGTGTCAAGCATTACCGGGAAGATCAGCAGCAGTGGCACTGCCAGCGACTGCGAGAGAAAGCTCTCGAGGTGAATTGAGGCTACGCTAGGCAATAGGCCGGCCAACAGGCCGCATACCAGCGCGGCGCGGCGTGGCATCCCCAGGCGCGTCGCAATGCTAAAGAGCGCAAGCACAAGCAGCATCGGCAGCAGTAAGATCGTCGGCTCAAACAGCGTCTTGGCCGCCTGCCCACTGCTGACGGTCAGAAAGCCATGGAGGATCGACTGGCCGATCCGATCATCCTTGAGGGAAAGCGCATTCACCAGGTAGGGCCGCTGACCTACCTCGCTCAACGTTAGATTAAAGGGTTCGTCGCTCAAGAACTGCGCCAGCACGGTATAGTTATATTGATCGCCCCAGGCGCGGCCCATGTAATACTTCGCGCCAACGATCAGCATCCCGGCGCCCTGCACAAGGTAGGCCAGCTGCGCCAGGCCATACAGCTGAATGGGAAACGTCGCCAGAAGGGGAACAAGCTGCCGCCTGTGGATCATCGCGATCCAGCCGATCAGTGCCAGCAGCCAGATCAGCGGGGCAGTCGTATAGAGCGGCAGATTCAGGTATGCGAGATTCTGCAACACCAGGATGGTTGCCGATATGCCAAGAAACGACGCCTCGATCCATCCAGCCGCGTCGAAGGGCTGCCGGCGATTCAGAAACCAGCGCAACGGCGCACCGATCACAAGCGGGCTTCCGCAAACAAGCAGAATGCACCAGAGGGTTAGCAGCATGATAGCCTACATGTAGCGCTTGGCCGGCTGCGCTTAAGGTAGAAGCTGCGCGGACAGCTTCTTCACACCCAACAGGAGCGTGCGTGTATCGCCATTCGGCAGCGTCGCCTGGTTTGGCCGATCGAGCGCTGTAAGCGTGATCGTGTTCTGGCCAGCCACGACCGGCAGCGCCAGGCGCTGCTCGCCCGCAGCCAGCTGGATGATCTCCTGGTAGCCATAGCCGTTCTCAATCAGAACCTGCCGGCTCGATACACCAGCCAGGCTCGGCCCCAAAATAAACGTGCCGCGCAATTCGAGCTGGCCAGCCTGCCCAGCAAACACCTGCAGGCTCGTCGGCGCGTCGCCCATCCAGAAAAAAGGCTGGCCGTCAAGTGTTTCCAGGCCATTCGAGTTTTGCAGCTTCTGGATCACCGCCCATGCGCCACCGCCCGGCCGCCATTCCCAGCGGAGATCGCTGAGCGTGGCTTGGGCCGATAGTGCCGACGCCGAGAACGCCAAATCAATCGCTGTTGCACCCCCCGCAATCGGGATGGTGCTCTCGAATGCCGGGCCATTAATAGGCACCGCCTCACTGTACCCATTCGCGGCAGTGATCGTCACCACGCCTTGCTTGAGCGGAGCATCACCCTGAGCCTTGAGCGTGCCTAGCAAGTGCAGCAACCCCTCGCGGCCCGAACGAAACCTCAGCTGTAAGGGCGCCTGGCCGAGCTGAAATACCTGCCCTGGCTGAACCACTGCCACCTGCGCATCACTCGCAATCGACTTCAGGCTGCTCCACTCGCTCGAGCGTTCGTCCCAGTAGACCGTAAAGGCGCTATATGTCGTGGCGTGGTGGTAGCGCGCGCCCAGCCCGCCGCCGCCAGCAACACTCGTGAACACCGCACAGGTGCGTGGCTCAGCTGCTCGCAGCACCGATGTCTCGTTCTGAACCAATACATTCTCGATCGTGCCGGTGAAGCCGCGCTCTTTCAGCATCAACCAGAGCGGGTATTGCCAGACTTCACTATCGACGAACTTACCGATGGCAAGGCACTTCGACGCTATGAGGTCGTCGGCGAGCTGCTGGTAGAGCGGGTACTGCAGCTGGTTCAGTATGAACATCTGCTCGGTGTGCGGCTTGGTCAAGTATGCGCGCCCAAGGTAGAGCGGCCGCGACTGATTGTAGAGAAAGGCGTACACAGCGATGCCGAATAATACTGCCACGTAGGCATAGCTCAGCAATCGCGGCCAGGCTTGCGCGAGCACGAGCGCGGCCAGTGGCATCAGCAATAGCAGCTGCGCCAGATGAAACCGGGAATGCCAGGGATTCCAGCGCAAATAACCGCAGAACAATACAAAGCCAGCGCACACGAGCCCACAATAGGCATAGTACAGCGCTGCCCTGCGCGGCGCGATCGTCGAGCGTAGCACCAGCACGCCAAGCCCTAGCAGCAGCACAGGCACCAATACCAGATGCCAGAATGCGCTACCGGTACTATCGCTAAAAACCCAGCCCTGAGGGAACTGAAACGGCGTATATGGAAATGTGTTGGCCTCATTGCCGAGCGGCCGGCCAGTCGCGGTGTGGAGCGCGGTGAGGGCCGCCTGCAGCTGGTCAGTCAGCGGCGCGATGCCGGTTTGGCTATGCAGAGCCAGGTTACGGATGATATTCGAGGCCATGCCACCAATCGAAATATCAAGATTCCGCTGGATCTCGAATGTCCATCTCGAACCAAGCGGCGACTGGTAGATCGCATAGTTACGCAGCATGTGCGGGGCGTTGACCAGCGCGATCAGAGCGCCAATCAGCAGCACGGCGCGCAGCTTCAGCCAGATGCCCGGCAGACGCCAGGCCAGCCCAATGAGCAGCGCCACAGCAAATGGGGCCGCAAACACGATCATGGTCGCTTTGGTCAGCATGCCCAGCGCCAAAGCCGCGCCACACCCCGCCAAGTACCAGGGGTTGGTAGGATTCGCAGCCAGCGCCAGCCCCAGCGCAACAAAACACACCAACCAGCACGCCGTCACGTAGTCGTTCTGGGTCGATACCGCCTCGGTTACTCCGATCGGGATCGTCAGCACCAGCAGCGCCGTGATTGCGCTGATGCGCGCGCGATCCGGCGCCGCCGCCCCAGATCCTTGATTCCAACCAGGGTAGAGCTGACGAGCGATCAGCGCTGCGGCAAACAGGCTGCAGAGCATCGCATACCACTGCGGTAGGTTGGCCAGCCGATCGCTCCCCGCCAGCAGATACAGCGTCGCGATCACAAACTCCGACCACGGCCCCGACTCAAGCTGGCGCGCATCCGGCGTTGCAAAGTGAGCCACGCTCTGCTGCTGTAGCCAGTGCATGATCCGCGGCAGGTGATATGTCATCGAGTCCCAGTTGGTTGTGGCCGTTGCAAGCGCCACAAAGCCCAGCGCTGCCAAGCCCAGCCCAACCACCGCCTGTAGCACCAGCGCGTCGAGCGGCCGCACGGCGAGCACCCGCCGCGCAGATTCACGCATCCGAACGAACAGGCCGGCGAATCCGCCGCGCCGCCAGCGCAGCCACAGCGCAGCGCCGGCCAGCACTAGCCCGGCCAACACCCAGGCGCCAGCCACCGTCGCACGGTTCAATGCCTGAAAGGCGCTCGTTACTTCGACGATCGCCACCAGCAGCACGCTCCAGCCCGCGCTGCTGAGGATCCACGCGATGCCAACATCCGGATGGAGTTGACCTCGCGCACGTAGCTCGTGGCACAGCCCATACAATCCAAGCCAGGGAATACAGATGATCAGCAGGGCGGTAAGCATAGTATATCGCCGACGCTATTGCCGGGCCATAAGCCTGATGTTCAAATCTTGCACTCCCAGCAAGAGCACGCGCTTGTCGCCGTTCGAAAGAGCGGCCTGGCTGGGCTTGTCGAGCACCAGCAGAGAAATCGTCGTTTTGCCAGCAACAATCGGGATCGTGAGGCTGTGTTTGCCACCCGAAAGCACAAAAACCTCTCGGTAGCCATCACCGTATGCCACCTGCACGTGCCGCTCAGCCACATTCGGTAGGCTTGGGCCGAGGATGAAATTGGCGCTCACCTCGGCGGTACCTGCCTGCAGCGATACGATCGTCAACGTCGTTGCGCTGCTGCCCATCCAGAAGAACGGCAGCCCGTCGAGCTGCTCGAGGCCATTAGGATTGTCGATCTGCTCAACCAGTGTGGTTTGCTCGGCCAACTGCCCAGGAAAGCCCACGCGCAGACCTTGCACGCCCACCACCAACGCGCGTGTGTCGCCATTCGGCTGCTTGGCTATGGTTGGCCAATCGAGTGGGGCCAGAACAATTTTATTTTTGCCGGCCTCCACCGGCAGGTGCAGCGTCGCCAGGCCTTGCTTTAGCGTGACCTGCCGGCTATACCCATGGTCAGTACCGATCATCAGCCGGCGCTCGGGCTGGCCGGGCAGGCTAGGCCCGGCGACGAAATTGGCGGCAATGCTCAACTGCCCGGCCTGGCTGGCCAGCACCTCGAGCACAGTATCGCCCTTGCCCATCCAGAAAAACGAGTTGTCGCCACCCTGCTCGATCCCATTCGGGTTATTCAGCTTGGTCAATATTGTCCAGGGCATAGCGGGTACCTTCCATAGACGGTACGCGCCACCCGACCAGATCGGCGCCCAGCGTGCGTATTGCAGCGCAAGCGGCGTGTCGGACACATCGGTCAGCACGTACTGCACCGCGCTGACCGCGACCGGCGTAGCGGCGTTCATGAACCGAATGAGGTGTGGCTGGGCCATGTACATGCGATAATCGGAGATAATCGTTGGTGTATCGCGCAGGTAATACACGGCCCACTCATTCGCAAGCCAGTCGTCAACCGATACGAGCACAGGCGCACCCCGCACGATCGGCGCGAGCCCCTCGAGCGCGCGAAATTCGCTGGCCGGGCGCGCGGCGTTGACGCTAGGGAAATATTGAGCACCAAGCGCAGTCGTTGCGTGATTGAATTGAGATAGCAGCGCAATACCTAATAGCAGGCTGGCCACAAGGCTTGGGTAGCGCACTGCGCGTGGCCGCGCACCTAGAGCGAAAAACTCGATCGCCGCCGCGACCACGCCGGCGAATAGCCACCAGGCTATGAGTATTATTTTGTAGCTGCCATACCCATAGCGCTGCACGAACATGATCCAGAGCGCGCCAGCAGAGAATAGCAGCGCCGCAGCAACCACGCCCCAGCGGCGTTGCTTCAGAAGCACCAGCAGCCCAGCGGCGACAACCGCCGTCAATACATATGCAAGCAGATTGCGCAGGTCGGCATACGGCACGATCCGATACTCGCCGCCCAGGCCCCAAAATGCCGACGGCCAGAACTGCGGGTCGATCAGCCCGGTGAAGAAACCTTCGCCTGGCCGCGCGCTTCCAGTCATGGCAATCGCCAGCTGGGCCTGCAAAAATGTGGCCAGTACCAGTAGCACCGGCAACACCAGCACTACAACAGTGCAGCCTACCACGAGCACGCCGGCGACCAGCGCACGCCAGTTGCGCCGCACCCGCCACAGACAGGGCAGCGTCACAAGCAGCGCCCCGCCAACGATCGGGGCCGATAGCTCGATGTAGGTGTACAGAAGGGTCGCCACGGCGGCACCCACCAGCGCCCAGCAACGCCAGCCGCGCGCCTCGTTCAGCAACACCACCCCGGCAATCAGTGGCATATACACCACCGCCAGCCCATTGTCGTAATTGTTGGCCCAGACCAAGTTGGCCATCCACCCACACGCAACCGTCAGCGCAGTCGCCAGTGCCGTAAAGCCGAGGCCACGGCCATCGGCACGCCAAAACAGCGCGACTGCACACCCGAGAATGAAGAGCGCCCAGGCCTGCAATAGCCCGCTAACTGGCTGCATATCGCCAACGCTCACCAGTGGTGAGAGCAGCCCAAGCAGTGCCGAGGAGACATAGCGCGTCTCGCTGAGATGCGAGCCATACTGATACAACGGCGCAAGCCCGGTCGACATCTGGCGCGGATATTCCCAGATGAACTGCGCAAACGCAATGTACGACCAGCCATCGGGTGCGTTACTGCCAAGGTATTCGGTAATGCCGTGCAAAAAATGCCGGCGCATGGTCACGAGCGGTAATGCACCGGCGAGCAGCAGCAGATTAAAGCCGCGCAGGCTCGGCCAGGGCCGCCGCAGGCCAATCGCGGCGAGGCCAGTTATGGCGAGCCAGGCCCACGGCGCACAGGTTTTGAAGGGTACGCGCAGCACCCCTAGCAGGCCAGCCGCGAGCGATACGCCAACAAATGCGAGCAGTGGAGATAGCAAGGCGTGGGTGCCCAAGAGGGGGATACGTAGACAGCGCTGAATACCGCGGCCGGTCAGCAGGGTCAGGCCACACAGCACAATGTAAAGGCAACAGCCCCACACAGCAACCGCGATACTAGCTAACATGCATGATGATTTCCTAGCTCGGTCGTCACACTAGGCTCGGCGACACTCAGATCATCGTCGCTACGCACCAGGCCTGGGCTCTGGCGCGACAGCCGATACCTGAGCAACGCCAGCACTGCGTATAGCCCCTGGCTGGCACGCATCTTTTTGCCCTCTTCGTAGGTGCGCCCCAGGTACGATACTGGCACCTCGAAGATCCGATGCCCCTGGCGCAGCACCTTCGCGGTGATCTCCGGCTCGATCCGGAAGTCGGTGCTCTCGAGCTGTAGGCTTTTCAAGATCTCGGTGCGCATGACTTTATAGCAGGTCTCCATATCCGAGATCCAGCAGTTGAACAGCAGGTTGGTCAGGAACGTCAGCCCTTTGTTACCAATTGCGTTCCAGAAGTACATGCCGGTGTGCCGGCCCATAAAGCGGCTGCCAAACACCACGTCGACACGCCGGCCGATGATCGGCTGCACCAGTGCGTAATAGTCCTGCGGGTCGTACTCCAAGTCGGCATCCTGGATGATCGTAATTTCGCCGCTGGCGCGTGCGAGGCCAGTGCGGATCGCAGCGCCTTTGCCGCTGTTGCGCTCGTGCCGCAGCACCAGCATATTTGGCGTGCGCTCGGCCTCTGCTTTCAGCACCGTGTAGCTGGTATCAGTCGAGCAGTCATCGACCGCAATGATCTCTTTCTCGAGCTCCACCGCGCGCACCTGCGCAAGGATCTGTGGGAGGGTCGCGGCCTCGTTATGGCATGGAATAATGACAGTCAGCAGCATGCTTGCTCCTAGTGCTGGCTTCGCAGCGCATTATACCAATCGATCGTGCGCCGCAGCCCTTCCTCGAACAATGTGGTGGCGCGGAAGCCAAATAGCTGCTCGGCACGCTGCACATCGAGCTGGCGCCGCGGCTGCCCGTTGGGCTTGCTGGTGTCCCACACAATATCGCCCTGGAAGCCGGTCAGCCGCGCGATCGTCTCGATCAGGTCGCGGATCGAGATCTCCAGGCCGCTACCCAGGTTCACCGGCTCGGCGCCGTCGTAGCGCTCGGCCGCCAGCACAATGCCCCTGGCCGCGTCTTCGACGTACAGGAACTCGCGGGTGGGCGAGCCATCGCCCCAGACCTCGATCGCCGGTGCGCCGGCCTCGATCGCCTCGACGCACTTTTTGATCAATGCCGGAATCACATGCGACGAGCGCGGGTCGAAGTTATCGCCCGGCCCATACAGGTTCACCGGCAGCAGGTAGATCGACTGGAAGCCGTACTGCTGGCGGTAGGCCTGGCCCTGCACCAGCAGCATCTTCTTGGCCAACCCATACGGCGCGTTGGTCTCTTCCGGGTAGCCATCCCACAGGTTCTCTTCGCGAAACGGGATCGGCGTGATCTTGGGGTAGGCGCAGATCGTGCCCAGCGACACGAACTTGGCCACGCCGGCCTGGCGCGCCGCCTCGATCAGCTGCACGCCCATCATGAGGTTATCGTAGAAGAACTCGCCGGGCTTCTCGCGGTTGATGCCAATGCCGCCGACCGACGCGGCCATGTGGATCACCACATCCTGGCCTTCAACCACGCGCTGGCACACCTCCCAGCGGCGCAGGTCGTCGGTCGCGCGGCGCGGGATGCTGATCTGCGCATCTTGAAGGCCATGGTGCTTCAGCACGGCGACAACATGGCTACCCAGAAACCCGCTGCCGCCAGTTACCAGCACACGCTTATTGCGCCAGAAATTCTGCATGTCGGTTTCCCCTACTGAGCGTTGGTCAATATCAGCTGCCGCAGCTTGAACGACAATGGTCGGAAATCACCATTGCCAAGGTATATCTCGGGCACACCATAGGTGTTCGAGGCAATCTTCAAGGTGTGCTCGCCAGGCGCAACTGCGGGCAGCGG of the Candidatus Kouleothrix ribensis genome contains:
- a CDS encoding class I SAM-dependent methyltransferase, with product MEQAIGSGLEYVVCNLCGGEATQPFAQRGGMQVVQCASCGLVYVNPRRDAESIYQHYNSGQSSRIQYYLDVEVADRRTFGDILDLAERLVPQRGDLLDIGPNIGTCLALARARGWNTYGVEINADAARYCREQRNLNVVSAALDAHTYAENSFDVVLMGDVIEHLRDPLALMRVVHTILKPGGAVIISTPDIAGWAGRLLQIKPEEHLYYFSPDTISKLLGQAGLELVGVKCLDRYHNLTAMTHSTTLGGVFQTLAPAFNLARRLFGDTVAKLPLRENLLAVARKPIVVV
- a CDS encoding glycosyltransferase family 2 protein; this translates as MPAVPFLSLIIPAYNEVDSLPRALAAIQGYMNVQPYAYEIIVVADGDDGSRELVATLAAADSRLRVIGSAERGGKGRGIRQGVALARGQLIGFVDADYKTPIEELAKLMPWLERGYDIVIGSRGMAESRIIVPQPLYRRLGSRAFAVAMHLLIGLWRLHDTQCGFKFFRADVARNLFGRQRIDGYMFDVEVLHLAEQSGYQIKEVGVRWQDDGDSRLNLVAGNWRNMQDLLRIRFGRYAQRPAPAPADLVTHEKEASA
- a CDS encoding glycosyltransferase family 39 protein, which produces MLTALLIICIPWLGLYGLCHELRARGQLHPDVGIAWILSSAGWSVLLVAIVEVTSAFQALNRATVAGAWVLAGLVLAGAALWLRWRRGGFAGLFVRMRESARRVLAVRPLDALVLQAVVGLGLAALGFVALATATTNWDSMTYHLPRIMHWLQQQSVAHFATPDARQLESGPWSEFVIATLYLLAGSDRLANLPQWYAMLCSLFAAALIARQLYPGWNQGSGAAAPDRARISAITALLVLTIPIGVTEAVSTQNDYVTACWLVCFVALGLALAANPTNPWYLAGCGAALALGMLTKATMIVFAAPFAVALLIGLAWRLPGIWLKLRAVLLIGALIALVNAPHMLRNYAIYQSPLGSRWTFEIQRNLDISIGGMASNIIRNLALHSQTGIAPLTDQLQAALTALHTATGRPLGNEANTFPYTPFQFPQGWVFSDSTGSAFWHLVLVPVLLLGLGVLVLRSTIAPRRAALYYAYCGLVCAGFVLFCGYLRWNPWHSRFHLAQLLLLMPLAALVLAQAWPRLLSYAYVAVLFGIAVYAFLYNQSRPLYLGRAYLTKPHTEQMFILNQLQYPLYQQLADDLIASKCLAIGKFVDSEVWQYPLWLMLKERGFTGTIENVLVQNETSVLRAAEPRTCAVFTSVAGGGGLGARYHHATTYSAFTVYWDERSSEWSSLKSIASDAQVAVVQPGQVFQLGQAPLQLRFRSGREGLLHLLGTLKAQGDAPLKQGVVTITAANGYSEAVPINGPAFESTIPIAGGATAIDLAFSASALSAQATLSDLRWEWRPGGGAWAVIQKLQNSNGLETLDGQPFFWMGDAPTSLQVFAGQAGQLELRGTFILGPSLAGVSSRQVLIENGYGYQEIIQLAAGEQRLALPVVAGQNTITLTALDRPNQATLPNGDTRTLLLGVKKLSAQLLP
- a CDS encoding glycosyltransferase family 2 protein encodes the protein MLLTVIIPCHNEAATLPQILAQVRAVELEKEIIAVDDCSTDTSYTVLKAEAERTPNMLVLRHERNSGKGAAIRTGLARASGEITIIQDADLEYDPQDYYALVQPIIGRRVDVVFGSRFMGRHTGMYFWNAIGNKGLTFLTNLLFNCWISDMETCYKVMRTEILKSLQLESTDFRIEPEITAKVLRQGHRIFEVPVSYLGRTYEEGKKMRASQGLYAVLALLRYRLSRQSPGLVRSDDDLSVAEPSVTTELGNHHAC
- a CDS encoding GDP-L-fucose synthase; this encodes MQNFWRNKRVLVTGGSGFLGSHVVAVLKHHGLQDAQISIPRRATDDLRRWEVCQRVVEGQDVVIHMAASVGGIGINREKPGEFFYDNLMMGVQLIEAARQAGVAKFVSLGTICAYPKITPIPFREENLWDGYPEETNAPYGLAKKMLLVQGQAYRQQYGFQSIYLLPVNLYGPGDNFDPRSSHVIPALIKKCVEAIEAGAPAIEVWGDGSPTREFLYVEDAARGIVLAAERYDGAEPVNLGSGLEISIRDLIETIARLTGFQGDIVWDTSKPNGQPRRQLDVQRAEQLFGFRATTLFEEGLRRTIDWYNALRSQH